One Alligator mississippiensis isolate rAllMis1 chromosome 1, rAllMis1, whole genome shotgun sequence genomic window carries:
- the LOC106737724 gene encoding LOW QUALITY PROTEIN: zinc finger protein 420 (The sequence of the model RefSeq protein was modified relative to this genomic sequence to represent the inferred CDS: substituted 2 bases at 2 genomic stop codons) — MSLPSPLSTYCSLQLPSSQASPGDEQGFSLSPPQCSPVYSLPPTGAGTLSRADQQPPEEGPVNLEPQRPSPGRPGQSGSLTPGPGQLHEGQGRPAKQGESMQLWEVFEDVAVYFTREEWELLEEEDKGLYRDQMLMNHQALLSLGYRGPAPDLICRIQRGKVELWVCDDEDHGEMRKSEDVLPGHAWLLSRTEEQAPEEGPGKLEPPWASLGSMGEVDSLSPATDQWQKGQGMPPKQENVAVNNLPSLVGHWSEDGKEARKRPRCRDEYVMLRHLKRKKAKVHWRETLHANEGNVGDLRGNQELTTKPRGRGHPCSQCRKSFSCPSHLALHKIRHAGEKPRVRATCGKSFTYLSTLAAHHQIQSGQLPHRFTKRGKSFVLLKTQVVHRKKRQYCCVTCGKTFTHFFSLVQHRRMHLGRKTHHCKECRKNFISWQGLSNTRVCRRQQPHCCTKCGKSFRQPSSLARHRCMHTREKPHQCFACGKNFTRSSHLAQHQRIHTGEKSYQCFECGKSFSYTSKLAQHLRVHTGENPYQCSEXGKSFTCSSGLAQHRHIHTREEPNQCSECGKSFRFSSNLARHQRVHTEEKLHQCFECGNRYSYSSEVARHQHIHTQEKPYQCPECGKSFSYSSNLARHQVFRTGEKPYQCSECGESFIYSSNLARHQCVHTREKPYQCSDCGESFSYSSXLVRHQRVHTGEKPYQGFECGKSYRYSSQLARHQCTHTWGKPYQCFECGKRSSFSFSLACHHHIHTGEKPHHGYECGKSFTRSSSLTQHQRVHTGEKSYRCFECGKSFSYSSSLAKHKLIQKGEKPYQCSECGKSFTYPSHPAQHQHLHTREKRYHCFLCGRNFTQCSHLAQHQHVHTGEKPYECSECGNSFSHSSTLAQHQCMHKGEKPHHCS; from the exons ATGAGTCTCCCGTCTCCCCTCTCCACatactgcagcctccagctcccttcatcccaggccagtccaggagacGAGCAGGGCTTTTCCCTGTCACCGCCCCAGTGCTCACCTGTGTACTCTCTTCCACCcacaggtgctgggaccctgagccGAGCAGATCAGCAGCCTCCCGAGGAAGGGCCTGTGAACCTGGAGCcgcagagaccctccccagggagaccgggacagagcggctccctgactcctgggccgggccagctgcacgaggggcagggcaggccggcgaagcagggggagagcatgcAG ctctgggaggtgtttgaggacgtggcagtgtatttcacacgggaagagtgggagctgctggaagaggaggacaaggggctttaccgggaccagatgctgatgAACCAccaagccctcctttccctgg GGTATcgaggccctgcccctgacttgatctgccgcatccagcgaggaaaggtggagctctgggtctgtgatgatgaggaccaTGGGGAAATGCGAAAGTCAGAGgacgtgctgccag gacatgcctggttgctgagcagaactgaggagcaggctcctgaggaagggcctggaaagctggagccaccatgggcttccctggggagtatgggtgaggtggattccctgagCCCAGCAACAGACCAATGGCAGAAGGGTCAGGGGATGCCCCCAaagcaggagaatgtagcagtgaacaaTCTCCCATCGCTCGTTGGGCATTGGAGTGAAGACGGGAAAGAAGCCAGAAAAAGGCCAAGGTGCAGAGATGAATATGTCATGCTGAGACACCTGAAGAGGAAAAAAGCAAAGGTgcactggagagagacactgcatgcaaacGAAGGCAATGTGGGGGACCTCAGAGGGAATCAGGAGCTCACTACCAAGCCCAGGGGGAGAGGCCACCCCTGCTCTCAGTGCAGGAAAAGTTTTAGCTGCCCCTCACACCTGGCTTTGCACAAGATAAGacatgctggggagaagccccgtGTACGCGCcacgtgtgggaagagcttcacctacctctcaaccctggctgctcaccaccagaTCCAAtctggacagctcccccaccgcttcaccaaaagggggaagagctttgtgctgcTCAAAACCCAGGTTGTGCACAGAAAGAAGCGTCAGTACTGCTGTGTCACATGTGGtaagaccttcacccatttcttctccctggttcagcaccgacgcatgcacttggggaggaagacacACCATTGCAaagagtgcaggaagaacttcatcagctGGCAGGGCCTGTCCAACACTCGTGTGTgtaggaggcagcagccacactgctgcacaaagtgtgggaagagcttcaggcagccctccagcctggccaggcacaggtgcatgcacacacgggagaagccacatcagtgctttgcgtgtgggaagaacttcacccgatcctcccacctggcccagcaccagcgcatccacacaggggagaaatcATATCAGTGctttgagtgtgggaagagctttagtTATACTTCCAAACTGGCCCAGCACCTGCGTGTCCATACAGGGGAGAatccatatcagtgctctgaatgAGGAAAGAGCTTCACTTGCTcctctggcctggcccagcaccgGCACATCCACACAAGGGAGGAGCCAAATcaatgctctgagtgtgggaagagcttcaggttTTCCTCCAACCTGGCCCGACACCAGCGTGTCCACACAGAGgagaagctacatcagtgctTTGAGTGTGGGAATAGATACAGTTATTCCTCCGAGGTGGCCCggcaccagcacatccacacacaggagaagccatatcaatgccctgagtgtgggaagagcttcagttattcctctaacctggcccggcaccaggtTTTCcgcacaggggagaagccatatcagtgctctgagtgtggggaGAGCTTCATTTATTCCTccaacctggcccggcaccagtgTGTCCACACAcgagagaagccatatcagtgctctgattGTGGGGagagcttcagttattcctccTAGCTGGTACGGCACCAGcgcgtccacacaggggagaagccatatcaaggcttcgagtgtgggaagagctacaGGTATTCCTCTCAGCTGGCCCGGCACCAGTGCACCCACACATGGGGGAAGCCATATCAGTGTtttgagtgtgggaagaggtCCAGTTTTTCCTTCTCCCTGGCCTGCCACCATcacattcacacaggggagaagccacatcatggttatgagtgtgggaagagcttcactcgctcctccagcctgacccagcaccagcgtgtccacacaggggagaagtcATATCGCTGctttgagtgtgggaagagcttcagttattcctcATCCCTGGCCAAGCACAAGCTCATTCAAAAaggagagaagccatatcagtgctctgagtgtgggaagagcttcacctacccATCCCACCCGGCACAGCACCAGCACCTCCACACCAGGGAGAAGCGATATCACTGCTTTCTTTGTGGAAGGAACTTcacccagtgctcccacctggcccagcaccagcatgtccacacaggggagaagccatatgaGTGCTCTGAGTGCGGGAACAGCTTCAGTCATTCCTccaccctggcccagcaccagtgcatgcacaaaggggagaagccacatcattgctctTAG